The genomic DNA CATGGTGTGCGTCCCGATATCCACTAAATTGTAGGCATCAGCAGCGTCTCTTAGAATCTTGTATGTCATGCTTCGGCCAATGGGTTTGTTATCACCGATACGACTCTTAAAAATATACTCATGATCGTCTTTATCTTCAATATATCCCTTAATCTCACGTTTTAAGGTTGGCGTGATTCGTATCATTTTTTGTTTCTTAGTCTTACCTTCTCTAATCCGCAGATGAGTGCCTTTGACATCACCAACCTTGATAGTGAGAATGTCCGAAACCCTAAGCCCGGTATTAATGCCAAGAACAAACAGAAGATAATTCCTGTCACTCCGTGATTTCAAATAATGCTTAACAGCTTCGATCTTATCCGGATCCCTAATTGGCTGGACGAAATTCATTGAGAAGTCACCGTCTTTTCTTTATAAACCTCAATTTTAAGCATGAAAGCTAATTTATAAAAGGCACGGGACTTCACCCTATAATACTTCCGTTCACTCATGCCGATCTCATTGTAAACTTCATAATCAAAAGCATCATCGCTCATGTAACGTTTAATAATAATCGACCGTTCAAAGTAACTGAGTCGGTTGACTGCCTTCTGTATCTTTTTGATATGTTGTTGACGGATCCGTTCTTGATCAATATTGTGAATAGCCGCCTCTTCCGTTTCAGAATGATTCACATTGGTATTGCTCGGAGGAACTAATGAGAACTGTTGTGTGACACTTGGAATCTTTTCTTCTGGTACCGTGAACAAAAACATTTGATACTTCTCCAACGCTTCTTCGACAGCCTTCCTTGTTGCGAAACGATCTATTTCCGGTAATTTGAATGATAACTGATTCACTGAATGTCCCCCTTGTGTTATACTCAAACTACCATGTACTAATTTATTGGATAGCCCGGAGTTTATCCGGGCCTTTGTTATGTCCGAAAAATCGTAATCAACCAAAATACAGAGACAACAATAAACAAAAACTTGTATCCCATTTTTTCGACCTTGATATCTTCTAATTTTTCTTTTAGCTTTTCATTCTCGTCCCGGAGTTTGACTGACTGCTGAGCATGATA from Tuberibacillus sp. Marseille-P3662 includes the following:
- a CDS encoding site-specific integrase, translated to MNFVQPIRDPDKIEAVKHYLKSRSDRNYLLFVLGINTGLRVSDILTIKVGDVKGTHLRIREGKTKKQKMIRITPTLKREIKGYIEDKDDHEYIFKSRIGDNKPIGRSMTYKILRDAADAYNLVDIGTHTMRKTFGYHFYQKYKDVALLQELFNHSSPDITLRYIGVNQDVMDKALSKFRI
- a CDS encoding ArpU family phage packaging/lysis transcriptional regulator; the protein is MNQLSFKLPEIDRFATRKAVEEALEKYQMFLFTVPEEKIPSVTQQFSLVPPSNTNVNHSETEEAAIHNIDQERIRQQHIKKIQKAVNRLSYFERSIIIKRYMSDDAFDYEVYNEIGMSERKYYRVKSRAFYKLAFMLKIEVYKEKTVTSQ